A genomic region of Miscanthus floridulus cultivar M001 chromosome 3, ASM1932011v1, whole genome shotgun sequence contains the following coding sequences:
- the LOC136545429 gene encoding vacuolar protein sorting-associated protein 2 homolog 1 gives MSFLFGKRKTPAELLRENKRMLDRSIREIERERQGLQAQEKKLITEIKKTAKEGQMGAVKVMAKDLIRTRHQITKFYQLKSQLQGVSLRVQTLKSTQAMGDAMKGVTKAMAQMNRQLNLPGLQRIMQEFERQNERMEMVSEVMGDAIDDALEGDEEEEETEELVNQVLDEIGIDINQELVGAPSAAVAQPASAGRVAQAESAGNADSGIDADLQARLDNLRRM, from the exons ATGAGTTTCCTGTTCGGGAAGCGGAAGACGCCCGCCG AGCTGTTAAGAGAAAACAAGAGAATGCTGGATCGATCCATCAGGGAGATTGAGCGAGAGAGGCAAGGATTGCAGGCCCAGGAGAAAAAGCTCATCACTGAGATCAAGAAAACAGCTAAAGAAGGCCAGATG GGAGCTGTCAAAGTAATGGCCAAAGATCTTATTCGTACACGGCATCAGATAACAAAGTTCTACCAACTTAAATCTCAGCTCCAAGGAGTTTCTCTAAGAGTTCAG ACACTAAAATCAACTCAAGCTATGGGTGATGCCATGAAGGGTGTTACAAAGGCAATGGCTCAAATGAATAGGCAGCTAAATCTGCCAGGGTTGCAGAGgataatgcaagagtttgaacgACAGAACGAGAGGATGGAGATGGTGAGCGAAGTGATGGGAGATGCCATAGATGATGCTTTGGAAggagatgaggaagaagaagaaactgAGGAGCTTGTGaatcaagtacttgatgaaattgGCATTGATATCAACCAAGAG CTTGTCGGAGCTCCGTCGGCCGCCGTTGCTCAACCTGCTTCTGCGGGAAGGGTTGCCCAGGCCGAAAGTGCTGGGAACGCTGACAGTGGAATCGACGCCGATTTGCAGGCAAGGCTGGACAATCTGAGGAGAATGTAG